The sequence below is a genomic window from Sorangiineae bacterium MSr12523.
CTTCGGAAGCGTTCTGCCGAGCAACGCGCGCGTTTCATCGTAAAAATGGTGCGCTTTGCCGTCGCTGGGGCGATTGGTGAACGGGTAGGAGCCGTAATACCAGGCGTAACGTGATGTCACGTCCAAATCGCGATCTTTGACGCCATCGATGTAGAGTCCCAACTTGGCATCGATGCCGGTGCCCGCCGAGGAATCGGGCAGGCTATAGCGAACATCGATGGAGTTGGCCGGCTCCGTGAGGGTGAACTCCACGTATTGGCCTTGCCCCGACAAGGTAACGGCACGGCGGCCGGAGGCTTCCCCGGCCAAGGTACCGGCATTGCGGTTCATCGCGAGTACGGTGCCATTGGTGACTGCGTTCTCCGCCTCTTGTTCGATGAACGGCACGGTGGCGCCCCGCCCCGGCACCGCAAGTGCCGACACGATGGGAATGGGCATTTCGCCACGCGCACCTTCCTCCGAATTCCCGTCGCTACACGCATAAACGGACAGCAACGTCGCCGCGACGGCAACGCTGGAGCAGATGTGTGTCCTCATGGTCGACACCTCCTCCAGCAAGTAACGAATTAAACGATGCAAAAATCAAAATTAAACTGTGCAAGTAGTTAACTAAACCGGACACAACGCGGCAAACAACGTGACGCGTTGCTTCTAGCGCGTTGCGTAACCAATGAAGAATGAACCGCCAGGACGCCAGGGTCGCCAGGGATCACCAACGGAAAACCCGCTCAATCCAATCAATTCAATTAGGGTTTATGGAGTCTTCATCTGGTGACCCCTGGCGACCCTGGCGTCCTGGCGGCAAAAAAAGCCGCAGGGCACCCTGATCCCACGATCAGCCGCCGCGGCGTTTAACCGTCGACGTCTTCGAAGGCGCGTAGCTGCGCCGCGAAGCTGGGGGCTTCCCATCTCGGTTCGTTGGCGCGGTCGAGTGCGATTTTGCGCTCGGACTCGTAGCGTGCGCGCTCCTTGGCCTCGCGGCGGAGGGCGATGCGCTCGTCGTCTTCGTAGAAACGGGAAGGCTCGAGTGGGCCGTTCAGGTAGCCCATGGGCGGGGGCAAGGAGAAGCCCGCGTGGCGCACGTTGGGGGTCGTGTCGGCCTGGCGCATGCTCTCTCGGAACTTCACCGAGGCGCTGAGCCTCATGCGGAAGCGCTCCTTGGCTTCTTCGAACTCCAGCTCGAGGTCTTCCGCATCGGGCGGAATGGGGGCCTTGCCCTTGATGGCGTCGAGTCGGTGGCCAAGGCCCTCGAGTGATTTCACCCAATCGCGCCGGCTGCGGCTGTCGAGGGACAAAAGCTCGATGGATCGGGCGATGTCCTCGTACTCGGCATGCGCCAGATTGTGCTGGCCCGCCCTTTCCAAATAGCGAAGGAAGGTTTGCAACGCGACGAGGCATGCCGCCGACATGCTGATGGCGGCCAGTGCAATCTTGAACGGCCAGCTGCCCGCGGCCTTTTCCAGCGTACCGAAAATGGTGGTGCCCACGACGGCGCCCATCAGCGTGCTGGGAATACCCAACCAGTAATGACGCCGTTCGAGACGCAGTGCGGCCCGGCGGTGGCTCTTGCTGAAGACTTGCGCCCACGCTTGCCACTCGGCGAGGAGATCTTTGATATCCGGAGGCGTCAAATGGCTGGCGTTCTTGCCCATGGCAACGGATCTGGAAAATGCCGTTTGTTTTGCGTTCTCGGCGGTAATCGCAAGTTTGATATTGCCGCAGGACACCACGTCCCCCGCCACGATGTAGGCTTCCGAAACGGGCACACCATTGAGGCGCGTGCCGTTGACGGACTCGAGATCGGTCATGCGGAATCGATGGCCGACGCAATCGATGGCCAAATGCCGCGGCGAGACGGTGCGATCGCGGAGGCGCAGATCGGACAACTCCTCCGTACCGACGTGAATCCTCATGTCGGCAAAGACGACCACGGATCGACCTGCGTCGATTCCGTCCATCACCGAGACGCGGATGGCTCGCGCGTGTGCCGCCACGTTATCGTGCTCTGGCGGGAGCGTATTACGTTCCTCGCGGGTCATGGGTTGAGCCTACTTTCCGGAGCTTCGAAAGGCCCTTGGACCACGGCCGATTGCAAACCTTGGCTGCATCATGCAAAGCCCCCTTAAGCTGGATCGGAGCGTCGTGAGACGCGCCCTGATCTAGTGACGCTCAAGGTAACCAACTCCTTCCAAATAACGTAGGAGCGTCGCCAAAGTTTTGGCTCAGCGAAGGCGGGATTTACAAGTGTCGTGCGCGCGACATCGAGCCCAAACGAAATTTGCGCGCGCGCATTTCGTGATTACGAAGTAGGCGCCTTCGTGCGCACGCGCATCAATCCTTCTTGTGCGGTGCTCGCAACGAGGCGCCCGTCACGCGTGAAAAAACGACCGTGCGTCAGGCCGCGGGAGCCTTGTGCCGTCGAGCTCTCCATGACGTAAAGAAGCCAGTCGTCCATGCGAAATGGGCGATGAAACCACATCACGTGATCCAAGCTGGCGAGTTGAAGGCCGGGGGTGAGCCATCCCGCACCATGAGGAAACAACGCGGTGGTGAGAAAAGACCGATCCGAAGCGTACGCGAGCAGGCTGCGGTGCAAGGTGGGGCGATCGGGCAAGGTGCCGACGGCGCGCACCCAAACACGACGGATCGGCGGACGCGGCGTCGGGTGAATCGGGCTGTCCAGCACGTCGATGGCGCGGCTTTCGAAGGGGCCCGGGGCCATGGCCAGCTCGCGCACACGCGTCGGCAATTCCGGTGTGAGCGCGGCGCGTTCTTGATCCGTGGGAATGGATTCCGGCGGAGGTACCTCCGGCATGGGATCCTGATGATCGTATCCCTCTTCCAACTTTTGGAACGATGCCGCCAAATTGAAAATAGGTTCCCCGCGTTGAATCGCCACCACGCGACGGGTGTTGAACGAGCCGCCATCGCGGATGCGATCCACGTCATAGACGATGGGGTGGGAGACATTTCCGGGCCGGAGGAAATACGCATTCAAAGAATGCACGTGGCGCTCCGGCGGCACGGTCTGCTCGGCGGCCGACAACGCTTGCCCGAGCACCTGCCCGCCGAAGACCGTTCCCCATCCCAGGTCCCGACTCTGGCCGCGAAATAGGTTTTCCTCGATGCGCTCCAGCGCGAGGAGCTCCACCAACTCTTCCAGAGGTTTGCTCATCGTCAGGCCGATCCTACCCCGCATGCGGTGCGACTCGGTAGATCTCCGGCAAGAAAGCTCGTGGGTGCGACCCCGAGCAGGTCGCGGAACTCCGCCACCAGGTGCGCCTGGTCGAAAAACCCCGCCTCCAGGGCGAGTCGTGCCCAGGCCGCGTGCCCGGCCTTCGCGAGCACGCGGCGAATGCGGGCGATGCGCGCGAAGCGCTTGGGCGAGAGGCCGATTTCCTCGCGAAAAACCTGACGAAAGCGACGTTCCGCGACACCGAGTCGGGCGGCCACCTCGGAGAGCGGCACGTGCGGGGCTCCTTCCAGCTCGTGCACGGCGCGGCGGACGAGGCGCTCGCGCCAGGGCTCGACGCGCTTCGGATCGAGCTGCTCGAGCAGTGCGGCTTCCAAGGTGCCGATCGTCTTCTCGAGCGAGCCGCCCTCGAGGCGCTCGCGCCATCGCGCGCCGTTTTGGCCCCAGATCTCGTCGATGGAGACGACGCGATCGGTGAGCTCGTGCAGGGCGACGCGCAAGAAGGCGCGCGCACTACCCGGCCGAAAAACGAAGCGCGCGTAGAGAGGAACGGCCTCCGCGGGCTTGTAGGATGCACGCATGGTGGGGCCGGTGGCCACGACGTGCGTGCCGCCATGCCGCGTGCAGAGAACGATGGACGATGTGCCGTTGGGCAGGCGGGTGAGCGTGCGCGGCGGCGAGGCGGCCATCGACAAGACGCGAATCTCCGTGATCCATGGCCGGAGTGGCGGGCTAGGTACGAAGGCGCGTTCCTCGATCATGTTCGCATTGTAGGGACGGGGCGCCGAAATCTCCAAGACCGGAACCTGGCGGGGACGCATGGTCTCGCGAAAGGAGAAGACGACATGATTCTGGTGACGGGTGCCACGGGCACCATTGGTCGCGCGCTCATGAACGAGCTGCGTGCCGCTCGTGTTCCTCGGCGTGCGATGGCGCGCGATGCAGTTAAGGCGAAATCGCTCCTGGGCGACGATGAGGACATCGTGCAGGCCGATTTTACCGATGCAGCGTCGCTGGCGGCGGCGGTGGATGGCGTGGACGCGGTCTTCTTGCTCACGGCCGGAGGGCCCGCGTTGGCCGAGCACGATCTCGCCATGGTGCGCGCGGTCCAAGGGACCCGCGTGAAGAAGTTGGTCAAGCTGTCCACCTTTGGCGCCGACACCCTGCCGTTGAAATCGTCGGAATGGCACCGGCCGGGCGAACAGGCGGTGACGCAATCCGGGCTGGCCTGGACGCTGCTGCGCCCGGCCGCATTTGCCTCGAATGCGCTGGGGTGGGCTCCGCAAATTCGCGCGGGCGCACCCATTCAGGTGGCCACCGGCGAGGGAAGGCACGCCGTGGTCGATCCGCGGGATATCGCGGCGGTTGCGGTCCGCGCGCTTACCTCCGACGCGCACGATGGCCAAGCGTATTCACTCACGGGACCCGAGGCGTTGAGCACACCCCGGCAAGTGGCGATTCTGGGTGCGGTGCTCGGTCTACCCATCGCCATCGAGGACGTCTCACCTCGGGTGGCGGCGGACCGTTTGCGTGCGGCCGGGGTGCCCGAAGCTTTCGCCGACGCGGTCTTCGAAGGATACACGTGCTGGCGCGCAGGAAATGTCGCGAGCCGGAGCGACGACATCGAGCGCGTGCTCGGGCATGCGCCCCGCTCGTTCGAAGAGTGGGCGCGCGATCACGCGGCGGCGTTTCGCTCGGATTAGCCCAGGGGCCTGCGGCAGACGAAAATCTCGTCGGAGAAGCCTTCACTGAGCTTTCGCGGCGCGGGCTGCACGGCGTAGCCGGTGCTCGTCAGGACGTCGATCCAAGTCGATTTCCGGAAGAGCCCCTCTACGTGTTGATCGTGCACCGCGCGCATGCTCGTTCCGTCGCGCAGTAAAAATGCATACTCGACGACGTAGGTGCTGTCGTTCGGGTTCGGATCCCACGTCCACTCGAGGCAGCGGAGCGAGCGCGCGCCGTCATCCCCCGTGTGGAGGTGGTGCGACTCGCGGTAGGTCTCGCGCACGTAATCCGGGGCGAAAACAGCCGCCCCGCCGGGCCGGGTGTGCGTAAATGCCGTTAGTGCCGCCGCCTCGAGTTGCTCCTCGCTGGTCAGGTACATGACCGCGTCATGGGCGAGCACCACGTCGAAAACACGATCCATCCGCAGCGAGCGCATATCGCCCGGCACGTGCTCGCACTCCGGGTTGAGCTCCCGACTCAAATCGAGCATCGACTCGGAAATATCCGTCAGCGTGCAGCGGAAACGTCGCTTGAGATGAAATGCATTGTTCCCGGCGCCCGCCCCCAACTCGAGCAGCGTCTCCGGCCTGGGCGACGCCGCGCCTTCGAGGGCCGCTTGGTAACATTCCACTTCCTCGAGATGGTCAGCCGGCGGATCAATCAGGCGATACCAAGGTACGAGTTCCCGATAGAGGAGTGGTTGCATCCTACGCTGCTATCACGGGCTCCGTGGCGCGGCACGTTTCGCTTTTGCCTCAGCTGCGAGGTGTCGCGCGCGCCTAATCTGTAGACGATTCGACATCCTCGAGAACGCGGGGTGGATGCGTTTTAATGACGGATGTCATCATATTTGTTGCGTCATATGGCTGGGCTCGTGTAGACCAAAACGCTCGGAAAGGAGGGGCGCCATGCGGAAAACCGCTCCCTGGATTTCGATGTGGGTCCTATGCGTACTGCTCGGGGCCAGCCCGGTGTACGCCCAACATGAGGCGGCACCAGCATTCAAGGTGTTGGCCTTTTACAATGGCACTTGGGACGCGGCGCATATCGCGTTCGTTCGCGAAGCCAATCAATGGTTTCCGCAGGTGGCCTCTCAAAATGGCTTTTCGTACACGGCCACGAACAATTGGAACATGCTCAACGCCAATGACTTGGCGCAGTACAAAGTGGTGATGTTCCTGGACGATTATCCCCAGACCGCTGCGCAGCGGTCGGCGTTCCAGCAGTACATGGACAATGGCGGTGCTTTCTTCGGCTTTCACGTGGCCGCCTTCAACACCAATCCGGGGGCGTGGAGCTGGTACCACAATCAATTCTTGGGCACCGGCGCCTTCAGGAACAACACTTGGGGCCCGACGACGGCCGTTCTGCGCGTGGAAGACCGCACGCATCCCTCGACGACCCGTCTGAATGCGACGTTCACCTCCTCGGTCAGCGAATGGTACTCGTGGAACAACGATCTGCGGAACAACGCGAACATCAAGATTCTCGCGTCCGTCGATCCTTCGAGTTTTCCGCTGGGGACCGATCCGAATCAGACCTGGTACAGCGGCTATTATCCGATTCTGTGGACGAACAAGAATTACAAGATGCTCTATGCCAACTTCGGCCACAACGCGGTGAATTACGATACGGGGCAATCGCTGTCGTCGACGTTCGCGAGTGAGCAGCAAAATCGGTTCATCATCGACGGGCTTCTCTGGTTGGGTGGGGGCGCGTCGAATCCTCCCGGTGGCGGCCCCATTTCGCCCACGGCCTGGTACACCGTCAGCAACACCGGCAATAGCAAATGTGTCGACGCGCGCGGTGCTGCCTCGTCGAACGGGACGGCGATTCAGCAGTATGCCTGCAACGACACGAACGCGCAGCAGTTCCAATTCCAGCCGACGAGCGGCGGATACGTGCGCATCAACAACCGCAACAACGCGGCGCAGGTCATCGACGTTACCAACGTATCCACCGCCGACAATGCCCCGCTCCAACTCTGGGCCTACGGCAACGGGAACAACCAGCAATGGCAGCCCGTCTCCGAGAACAACGGCGTCTACCACTTCGTAAATCGCAACAGCTCGAAGTGCCTCACCGTGCCCAACGCATCCAACGCCGACAGCGTGCAACTCGTGCAGTACGCATGCAACGGCAGCGCCTCGCAGTCATTCCGCCTCGCAGAAAAGCCCTAAGCGGCACGCTACGCTAAGAGAGAGAGAAGTTCACAGGGAGGCGGGAAGGCGGGGAGTTTTTTGGGTTTGAGGTCGTTTCCTCGGGTGAAACGACGCTAAATCCAAAAAAACTCCCCGTCTCCCCGCCTCCCTGTTCAATTCTCTTCGAGCCGCCTTCCGGGCTCCCTGCGTTCGTTGGCGACACGTCGCGACCGGGTTACCTCCGTCGCTGGTCGTCGCGGGTACCAGCTCGAAAGGCGAATTTGGCCGACACCGGCCATGTGCATTGCGCATCGATCATCCAACGAGCGGTTTCAGGCGGGGGGCCATGAAGCAAAAGAAAGACAGTGCGGTCTCGGTGGACGCGACCACCACGAGCGTCGACACGGATCCAGGGTTTCCGGCGCGGTGGGGCGAGCGCGTGAGTCACGGCATTTTGAATGCGAATGGGCCCCGCCTCGACCGAACCACGCCGGACTTTCTCAGCGTGGTGCGCGATGCGCGTACATCGAAGTACGCGAACACCCTGGATGCATTTCCCGGCGCGAAGGCCGAGACGACGGATCCGGATGCGCCCCCAGCCGAGAGTGCGAATTTGCACCTGATGGGGGTGACGCACGAGGTGGTCACCAGCGACCTGGAGCTTGCGGAGATCTCCACGACATTGCCCTCGGCCACGCCGGTGACACGCATGCGCCCGGCCGATGTGCGCGCGCCGAGCACCGAGACGATCGATGAGCTCATCGATGGAATACCCAACCACGTGCAGCCGCAACGCAAGAAGTGGGAGCGCGCCAAACGTCATGCGGCGCGAACTCCGGCGACGCCGGTTGCGGGCGCGCCTTTCCAAGAGCGCGCGGTAGCGCCGCGCCGGGCTCGACGCGGCCCGTGGACCATCGCGCTGGGCGCCGCATTGTTCGCCGTTTTGCTCGTCGTGGCATTTGCCGTCGTGCGGCTGACCAAATCGGACGATGTCGCGACTTGGTACCAGGCGCCGATCAATACGACGGTGGCTCTGACGGTCGCAATTCAGCCGCCGCCCGCACCTGCCGTGGCGCAGGATCACGTGAGCGTGTCACGCGCGGTGGAACCGAGTGCATTGGCGAATAGCGAACCTGTGCGGAGCGTTCCCCGTGTGGAGCCGAGCGCACAAATGACCATCGCACCCCGCGCGCGGAGCGGAGACAAGCGCGCACCCAGTGAGTTGGCGGGCCGCGGCGACGTGCCGCGTACGGCCCACGCCGACGAGCTCGAGTCCGATGTTGGCAATGCGACTTTGCCCAAAGCTCCCTTGCCACAACCGAGCAGCGGCGTGCGAGATCTTTTGACGGGCCATTGAACGGTCACGTTGGATGGATTACCATTTAGTGCGTGATACATTCTGATTTTCCCCCTTCGACTCGGTCGACCGGGAACGGGCCAGCAAACGGCACGACCCGCGAGACTGCGACTGCAAACGGTCTGACGGCTGCATCGCCTGCCAGCGGCGGAGAAGTTGACGCGCTGCAGGTCCTTTTGCACCTCGAAGAACGCCAGGCCACGCACCCCTTTTGGGACAATCGATTGTTCCTCGCATGCAAGGCGGGCGCGCTGAAGCTCGAGGATTTTCGCTATATTTTCTCCCAGTATTATCTCTATTCGCGGAATTTTACGCGCTACTTGGCCGGCCTCCTGGCCAACTGCGAGGACGATCTCCTGCGCGCGCGGATCACCGAGAATTTGTGGGAGGAAAGCGGTGGAACGGAGCTCGAAAAACGCCACGCGCAGATCTTTCGAAAATTCCTGCAAGAAGGCTTGGGTATCCAAGATCTGGCGGGCATCGAGCATGCCGACTTCTCGCGTTATTTCGTGAAGGAGTATCTCGATTTCATTTTGCGCGGCCACCCCATGGAGGCGGCGGCGTTTTTGTCGCTGGGCACCGAGGGAATCGTCGCTCGAATGTATGGCATTTTCGTGGAGGGCCTGCTCAAAGCGGGCATTCCCGAGGAGCAGCTCTCTTTCTTCCGCATCCACATGGAGTGCGATGACGCCCACGCGTTTACTTTGCAGCAGGTGATGCTCAGCTATGCCGGCGAACGCAGCTGGAGCACACGCTGCCAAGATGCGATGGAGCGCGCGCTCACCCTGCGCGCCCGGTTTTTCGAGAACCTGTACGAGGCGGTGCAGACGCGCCGCGTTCGGTCTATTTTGGAAAAGATCCAGGCGCGAAAGTCGCTGGCTTTGCCCTCCGAAGGTTTCCACCATCCGGCAGGTGCGGAGGGGGAGGCCCTTTATACGAATGCCATCGAAAAGTTGAACATCAAGTTCGAGGTCGACCGGATTCCGTTTCGGCCCGAGGTGCTCGACCCGCGCCTGGTCTACATTCCCCCGGGCAAGTGCAATGAGCACCACCGCCACGCCCACGAGACCGTTTTTTACGTGGTCCAGGGCACGGGCTACGTCCTCATCGATTACGCACCCCAGGAAGTGAAGGCCGGCGACATCGTCTTCGCCCCCCGCTGGTGCATGCACCAAACGCAAAATACCGGCTCCGACGAAATGATCCTCCTCGCAATTACCGACTTCGGCCTGACCGGTAAGGGCTTCCTGGGCGACTACGAAAAAACCGCCCGCATGAAACGCGCCGCGGCTGGAGAGTAAGAGAATTCACAGGGAGGCGGGGAGGCGGGGAGGGATTGGGGTTTGGCCTCAATCCCTCCACTTCTTTTGTTGGCCGCATGGGAGATCCATGCCGCAAAAAAAGAGGGATTGGGCGTAAACCCAATCCCTCATTGCTCCCCGCCTCCCCGCCTCCCTGTTCAATCTCTCGGAGCGGTCAGTTGGCCAAGCGGAGTTCAATGACGCACTCGGGGGCGCCGGTGTGCATGCATTGGGGCTCGTGGATGGCGACGCGTTCGCCGTAGTGTTTCGCCACGCCGCGGGCCATGCCTTTGGCGATGCCGCACATGCGGCGAGTCGACCGGTAGTGAATGGCCACTTGCGACGGATTGCGCCGTTCGGTGACCAATTGGGGAGGGCGCGCCCCCGGGTTGCGGAGGCGCACGATGCGATGGATCATTCGTTCGGTGTTCTCGATGAGATCCAACGTTCGCCAATTGGCATGAATGAGCGAGCGGTACACCTGGAGGAGATCGGGAACGATGAATTCGCCGAAATCCTCCAGAAGGGTGGGAAAGGTCTGCCCCGTCGTCTTGGCGACCGTCCCGATGAGCAACTCCGCTTCGTCATCCGGATATTCGTGAACGGGAAGGTAAGAACGACTTCCTAGGCCGGCATCGGCGAGAAGTGTCGACCAAGCCGGCGCCCCCCACTTCGCACCGACGTACTTTTTCAACTCCAAGAAGATAATCCCATGCATGGTGCACTCGTCAGTTTGGTCAGGTTTGAACCAGGGGTTTCAACTCGAGATCGAATCCGCAAGCCTTGTCCCCCAGGCCCCCGATGCAGGTGATCTCGTGGGCGCGGGTGCGCTTCTTCACGATGCTCTCCACCACGCCCGCAATGAGGCCGCCCTCGAAGTGGCACAAAGTCCGGCCCACCGTTTTGAGGCCCGCGCACGTCACGCACTCGTAAACATCGACGCGAATATGGCTTTCGGCCAGAAGCGGCACCTCGATGATGCCGACCTTGAGGGCTTTGCAGAGATCCAGGAAGTCTTCGAGCTTTTTGAGCCCCAAAGATATTCCCAGCTTTTTGCCGGCGACGTACGCCGTGCCGGCGGCGCCGCGGCCCATGATGTCTTCCAGCGCTACCAAACGCAATAGACGGTAGAGAGCCACCCCGGCGTCGTTGCCCAGGGAGGGGCGCAACACGTTGAGGGCATTGGTGACCTCGACGTTTCTGCTGCGTGCGAACTCTTCGGGGGTCTGAACACTCATGAAGTCCTCTCTCTCTGTCCGTTTAGCTTCTCGCGGGCGCCTTCCACACCGATCGTGACCAGCACCAATTCGTTCGGTGCCGACGCAACGGTGCGCGCCGTCAAAGTGATTCCAGTGTCGTCTTGAACCGATACGCGTTGCACGGCGTGCATGGGAAGAAGGCCGCATGCGCGACCGCCCGCCTCCGTCAGGTAGGCGCCGAACGCGGCGAGCGCCTCTGCGTGGTCGCCATTGCTCGCGACCAAGAATCCCAATTCGTCGGTGAGTGCGGCCGCGCTGACCGAAGGTGAGCGCACGGCATCATCCACGAAGCGCTGCAGCGAGCGCCCGTCGAGTCCCGGTTTCGCCGGCGTTTGACCCAACAAGGTGGGCGAAGGCAGCGAAATCTTCTTGCCCTCGCGCGCTTTGCTCGCGAATTCCACCGCGCGGAGCCGCGCATTGTCGGCCTCCAGTGCGGCAACGCGCTTTCGCATTTCCGAAAGCGTCGCGCTTTCCTGTCGCAGGACCGCCGTGTCCGTGCGCGCAGCCTCCAGCGCTTC
It includes:
- a CDS encoding SLATT domain-containing protein; its protein translation is MTREERNTLPPEHDNVAAHARAIRVSVMDGIDAGRSVVVFADMRIHVGTEELSDLRLRDRTVSPRHLAIDCVGHRFRMTDLESVNGTRLNGVPVSEAYIVAGDVVSCGNIKLAITAENAKQTAFSRSVAMGKNASHLTPPDIKDLLAEWQAWAQVFSKSHRRAALRLERRHYWLGIPSTLMGAVVGTTIFGTLEKAAGSWPFKIALAAISMSAACLVALQTFLRYLERAGQHNLAHAEYEDIARSIELLSLDSRSRRDWVKSLEGLGHRLDAIKGKAPIPPDAEDLELEFEEAKERFRMRLSASVKFRESMRQADTTPNVRHAGFSLPPPMGYLNGPLEPSRFYEDDERIALRREAKERARYESERKIALDRANEPRWEAPSFAAQLRAFEDVDG
- the tesB gene encoding acyl-CoA thioesterase II, which codes for MSKPLEELVELLALERIEENLFRGQSRDLGWGTVFGGQVLGQALSAAEQTVPPERHVHSLNAYFLRPGNVSHPIVYDVDRIRDGGSFNTRRVVAIQRGEPIFNLAASFQKLEEGYDHQDPMPEVPPPESIPTDQERAALTPELPTRVRELAMAPGPFESRAIDVLDSPIHPTPRPPIRRVWVRAVGTLPDRPTLHRSLLAYASDRSFLTTALFPHGAGWLTPGLQLASLDHVMWFHRPFRMDDWLLYVMESSTAQGSRGLTHGRFFTRDGRLVASTAQEGLMRVRTKAPTS
- a CDS encoding AraC family transcriptional regulator: MIEERAFVPSPPLRPWITEIRVLSMAASPPRTLTRLPNGTSSIVLCTRHGGTHVVATGPTMRASYKPAEAVPLYARFVFRPGSARAFLRVALHELTDRVVSIDEIWGQNGARWRERLEGGSLEKTIGTLEAALLEQLDPKRVEPWRERLVRRAVHELEGAPHVPLSEVAARLGVAERRFRQVFREEIGLSPKRFARIARIRRVLAKAGHAAWARLALEAGFFDQAHLVAEFRDLLGVAPTSFLAGDLPSRTACGVGSA
- a CDS encoding SDR family oxidoreductase; translation: MILVTGATGTIGRALMNELRAARVPRRAMARDAVKAKSLLGDDEDIVQADFTDAASLAAAVDGVDAVFLLTAGGPALAEHDLAMVRAVQGTRVKKLVKLSTFGADTLPLKSSEWHRPGEQAVTQSGLAWTLLRPAAFASNALGWAPQIRAGAPIQVATGEGRHAVVDPRDIAAVAVRALTSDAHDGQAYSLTGPEALSTPRQVAILGAVLGLPIAIEDVSPRVAADRLRAAGVPEAFADAVFEGYTCWRAGNVASRSDDIERVLGHAPRSFEEWARDHAAAFRSD
- a CDS encoding class I SAM-dependent methyltransferase, producing the protein MQPLLYRELVPWYRLIDPPADHLEEVECYQAALEGAASPRPETLLELGAGAGNNAFHLKRRFRCTLTDISESMLDLSRELNPECEHVPGDMRSLRMDRVFDVVLAHDAVMYLTSEEQLEAAALTAFTHTRPGGAAVFAPDYVRETYRESHHLHTGDDGARSLRCLEWTWDPNPNDSTYVVEYAFLLRDGTSMRAVHDQHVEGLFRKSTWIDVLTSTGYAVQPAPRKLSEGFSDEIFVCRRPLG
- a CDS encoding ThuA domain-containing protein — protein: MRKTAPWISMWVLCVLLGASPVYAQHEAAPAFKVLAFYNGTWDAAHIAFVREANQWFPQVASQNGFSYTATNNWNMLNANDLAQYKVVMFLDDYPQTAAQRSAFQQYMDNGGAFFGFHVAAFNTNPGAWSWYHNQFLGTGAFRNNTWGPTTAVLRVEDRTHPSTTRLNATFTSSVSEWYSWNNDLRNNANIKILASVDPSSFPLGTDPNQTWYSGYYPILWTNKNYKMLYANFGHNAVNYDTGQSLSSTFASEQQNRFIIDGLLWLGGGASNPPGGGPISPTAWYTVSNTGNSKCVDARGAASSNGTAIQQYACNDTNAQQFQFQPTSGGYVRINNRNNAAQVIDVTNVSTADNAPLQLWAYGNGNNQQWQPVSENNGVYHFVNRNSSKCLTVPNASNADSVQLVQYACNGSASQSFRLAEKP
- a CDS encoding iron-containing redox enzyme family protein, which produces MIHSDFPPSTRSTGNGPANGTTRETATANGLTAASPASGGEVDALQVLLHLEERQATHPFWDNRLFLACKAGALKLEDFRYIFSQYYLYSRNFTRYLAGLLANCEDDLLRARITENLWEESGGTELEKRHAQIFRKFLQEGLGIQDLAGIEHADFSRYFVKEYLDFILRGHPMEAAAFLSLGTEGIVARMYGIFVEGLLKAGIPEEQLSFFRIHMECDDAHAFTLQQVMLSYAGERSWSTRCQDAMERALTLRARFFENLYEAVQTRRVRSILEKIQARKSLALPSEGFHHPAGAEGEALYTNAIEKLNIKFEVDRIPFRPEVLDPRLVYIPPGKCNEHHRHAHETVFYVVQGTGYVLIDYAPQEVKAGDIVFAPRWCMHQTQNTGSDEMILLAITDFGLTGKGFLGDYEKTARMKRAAAGE
- a CDS encoding heme NO-binding domain-containing protein; this translates as MHGIIFLELKKYVGAKWGAPAWSTLLADAGLGSRSYLPVHEYPDDEAELLIGTVAKTTGQTFPTLLEDFGEFIVPDLLQVYRSLIHANWRTLDLIENTERMIHRIVRLRNPGARPPQLVTERRNPSQVAIHYRSTRRMCGIAKGMARGVAKHYGERVAIHEPQCMHTGAPECVIELRLAN